In a genomic window of Jaculus jaculus isolate mJacJac1 chromosome 8, mJacJac1.mat.Y.cur, whole genome shotgun sequence:
- the Srpk1 gene encoding SRSF protein kinase 1 isoform X2, with amino-acid sequence MKVVKSAEHYTETALDEIRLLKSVRNSDPGDPSREMVVQLLDDFKISGVNGTHICMVFEVLGHHLLKWIIKSNYQGLPLPCVKKIIQQVLQGLDYLHTKCRIIHTDIKPENVLLSVSEQYVRRLAAEATEWQRSGAPPPSGSAVSTAPQPKPADRMSKNKKKKLRKKQRRQAELLEKRVREAAAEAAAEAEAGPGPKRPGEQEESASPAERPLRENSPNKITPENPEEPSALDQDQTLTDHGVEGNTAEINCNGVVIEISNYPEDGHEETQRLKEDLHNANDCDGHSVLKQEPSFPDSQNRDSSTSQETDSGAPVTQEVADVMLCGSSSPVERPLSDQDIRQLHASIRGEAPGDDEQEQGQNGPLDSKGKFTAGNFLINPLEPKNAEKLKVKIADLGNACWVHKHFTEDIQTRQYRSLEVLIGSGYNTPADIWSTACMAFELATGDYLFEPHSGEEYTRDEDHIALIIELLGKVPRKLILAGKYSKEFFTKKGDLKHITKLKPWGLFEVLVEKYEWSQEEAAGFTDFLLPMLELIPEKRATAAECLRHPWLNS; translated from the exons ATGAAAGTAGTTAAGAGTGCTGAACACTACACTGAGACAGCCCTTGACGAGATCCGTTTGCTGAAGTCG GTTCGCAACTCAGACCCTGgtgatccaagcagagaaatggTTGTTCAACTACTAGATGACTTTAAAATATCAGGTGTTAATGGAACAC ATATCTGCATGGTGTTTGAGGTTTTGGGACATCATCTACTCAAGTGGATCATCAAGTCCAACTATCAGGGGCTCCCCCTGCCTTGTGTcaaaaaaattattcaacaa GTGCTACAGGGTCTGGACTACTTACACACCAAGTGCCGTATCATCCACACTGACATCAAGCCAGAGAACGTCTTGCTGTCGGTGAGCGAGCAGTACGTCCGCAGGCTGGCTGCGGAGGCCACCGAGTGGCAGCGGTCTGGCGCGCCTCCCCCCTCGGGGTCTGCAG tcagCACTGCTCCCCAACCCAAGCCG GCTGACAGGATGTCcaagaacaagaagaagaagctgaggaagaagcagcgGCGCCAGGCGGAGCTGCTGGAGAAGCGCGTGCGCGAGGCGGCAGCCgaggcggcggcggaggcggagGCCGGCCCAGGGCCGAAGAGGCCTGGCGAGCAAGAAGAGTCTGCAAGTCCTGCCGAGAGACCCCTGAGAGAGAACTCGCCTAATAAAATCACCCCGGAAAATCCTG AAGAGCCAAGTGCCCTTGATCAAGATCAAACACTTACAGACCATGGTGTGGAGGGCAACACAGCCGAAATCAACTGCAATGGCGTAGTAATCGAAATCAGTAATTATCCTGAGGATGGTCATGAAGAGACGCAGAGGCTTAAAGAGGATCTGCATAACGCTAATGACTGTGACGGCCACAGTGTTCTGAAGCAGGAACCCAGTTTCCCAGACTCTCAGAATAGAGACAGCAGCACGTCCCAAGAAACAGACTCTGGTGCACCTGTGACCCAGGAGGTGGCAGATGTCATGCTGTGCGGCTCTTCCTCCCCTGTAGAGCGGCCACTCAGTGACCAAGACATCCGCCAGCTGCACGCGAGCATTCGGGGAGAGGCGCCTGGTGACGACGAGCAAGAGCAGGGGCAGAACGGGCCGCTGGACAGCAAAG GAAAATTCACTGCTGGAAATTTTCTTATTAATCCCCTTGAGCCAAAAAATGCAGAAAAACTGAAAGTGAAGATTGCTGATCTTGGAAATGCCTGTTGGGTG CATAAGCATTTTACCGAAGATATCCAAACAAGGCAGTATCGCTCTCTGGAAGTTTTGATAGGATCGGGCTATAACACTCCAGCCGACATTTGGAGCACCGCATGCATG GCCTTTGAGCTAGCCACCGGTGACTATTTGTTTGAGCCTCATTCCGGGGAAGAGTACACACGAGATGAAG ATCACATTGCATTGATCATAGAACTTCTTGGAAAGGTGCCTCGCAAGCTCATTTTGGCAGGAAAATATTCCAAGGAATTTTTCACCAAAAAAG GTGACCTGAAACACATCACCAAGCTGAAAccttggggcctttttgaggttcTGGTAGAGAAGTACGAGTGGTCTCAGGAAGAGGCAGCCGGCTTCACCGACTTCTTGCTGCCCATGTTGGAGCTCATCCCCGAGAAGAGAGCCACTGCTGCCGAATGCCTCCGGCACCCTTGGCTGAACTCCTAG